In Sphingobacterium sp. SYP-B4668, the sequence TGAGGATATAGTCCCTGTTTTATCAAATACAATCGTATCTATAGCCGCCATTTGCTCTATAGCTCCCGTATTCTTTACATAAAACTTATTCTTATCAAAGATACTCAGCGCCGCAGAAAGTGTAAATGGGGAGCTTAGCGCCAAAGCACAGGGACAAGCAATGATCAATACAGCTGTAAAGGCTCCCCAAGCCCGATTTGTATCCTGATGGAACAGCCAAATGACGGTAGCGGTAAATGCAATCATCAAAAGACCTATCGTAAAGTATTTGCTGATGAACCCAACAAAGGTGTCAAACTGTTTGTCCTGGGCCTTAAAGCTTTCATTGTTCCATAGTTTGGTTAGGTAGCTTTGGGACACCGGCTTCACCACTTCCAGCTCTATGGCCTCGGCCAGCTGTCGTCCCCCTGCATAGATTACCTCTCCCAACACTTTATTGATGGGATGGGATTCACCTGTTACAAAGCTAAAGTCTACTGCTGCATGCCCCTTCAATAAGATGGCATCTGCTGGAATAATCTCATTATTTCGTACCAAGATACGATCACCGACTTGAATATCCGCAATCGGAGTCGCCCTGTCCCCTTTCTCCGTCAGGACCGTCACCGCGACAGGAAAGTACGAGCGATAATCTCTTTCAAATGAAAGGTGATAATATGTACGTTGTTGCACCCACTTACCAATAAGGATAAAAAAGACCAAACTGCAAAGCGTATCTGCAAATCCAGCTCCTGTGCCGCTCAACACTTCCCAGGCTGTTCGAACAAACAAAATGAATATCCCCAATGCTAAGGGCACATCTAGATTCATCCTCTTCTGCCTAAGACTCAACCATGCCGATTTAAAATAATCCGAAGCGCTGTATACCAAAACGGGAATAGCGAAGGCCAAGTTGACATATCCAAAAAAGGCGGCATATTCTTTTTCGAAACTGGCCATTCCAAAATAATCGGGAAAACTCAGCATCATAGAGTTTCCGAAGCAAAATCCAGCTACAGCAATCTTGCGGACCAAGCTGCCCTGTTCAAATTTCTGTCCCTGCTTGACTACATCCTGTAATGTGATTTTAGGTTCGTAACCAATATCTGTCAAAAGCTCTACTACCTCCCTTAGCGAGATATCCGCATGCTTAAATCGGAGCGTCGCTTGTCGTTTCATAAAATCCACTTGAGAAGATAGGATCCCTGGATTCAATTTATAAAGATGCTCCAACAACCAGATGCACGAGCTGCAGTGGATCACAGGAATATAGAACGTAATAATCGAACGTTCGTCGTCCTTATAGTCCAATAGTTTGGCTGCAATCGCATCTTCATCAAGATAACTCAGGTCAGTTCTTTTGGTCCGATTAGCCTTTCCCGGATGCACGTTATATTGGTAATAGCTCCCCATATCATTATCATGCAAGATCTGATAGACCGTCTGGCATCCCAAACAGCAGAACGGATGATCATCGAGTTCATAATGTCCACTGCTTATTGCATCCCCACAGTGATAACACTTCGCACTTTCTATGGTTGGATTACTGCTATCATTCATCTGTATAAATATTTAGAGCCTATAAACACCCTTCTTCTATCGATTTATTGGTTTCACTATTCTATTACGCACTTATTTTCTATATCGCTTGGCTAAACAGCTGCTCATTGTTCTTGGCTTGATAAAGACGTTCATCAAAAGCCATGCAAATATTTCTCAGAAAAGATTTCCCCATTTCCGTAATCCTTACATCTGTCCCTGAGTATGTGACAAGGCCGTCTGCAACCATAGGCATCAATCGCTTCTGGATACGCGGAGTCAGTGTCGAATCACTCGCAAGCATCGTCTTTCCTTTGCACATCACATCTAAAATATATCTTCTCAACAGAAGGTCTTCATCATTCAACAAGTGCCCCTTCACTACTGGGAGTACGTCAGCTTCAATCAACCGATGGTATTCTTCTACTGTCTTCACATTTTGTGCAAATGCACTCCATGCATCACTGATAGATGATACACCAAGCCCAATCATCAAAGGTGTGTAACGATCGGCATATCCCATAAAGTTACGATGCAAACGCCCGGCTTCCAAGGCCCGGAACAATTCATCGCCCTGTTTTGCAAAATGATCCATCCCTACGTCTTCATATCCAGCCTCACTAATCAACTGCTTTCCTAACTGATAGAGACTCAATTTTTCCTGTCCTTGAGGGAGGTCCATTTCCGTAAATCGGCGTTGTCCTGGTTTGACCCAAGGCACATGGGCGTAGCTGTAAAACGAAATACGATCGGGTTCCATTGCCAAAGCCTTAGTGATGGTATCTCCTACCCTTTCCATCGTCTGCAACGGCAATCCATAAATCAAATCAAAATTAATAGATGTATAACCGATTCCCCTTGCATCACGCATTACGCGCGCTACATCATCAACCGTTTGCCTACGGTTGATGACAAACTGCACCTCTGGGTCAAAATCCTGAATCCCAAGACTCAATCTACGAAATCCCAAATTATAAAGCGTTTGAAGATGTTGAAAAGTCGTGTTTGCAGGGTGAGCTTCAAATGAAAAGGATGCATCTGCCGTCGGTGTATGTCCCTCCAATATCCCTGTGATCAAGCGTTCCAAATTATCAGGCTGAAAGAAGGTAGGTGTACCCCCTCCTAGATGTATCTCACATATACCGATAGAACCTCCGCCCATCATTTGGACATACATTTCCCATTCTTTCAAGACAGCCGTTATGTAAGGCTCCTCTACTTTATGATTTTTAGTGATTCGGGTATTACATCCACAATAAGTACACAGGTCCTCACAGAATGGGAGATGGATATAGATACTGACTCCTCCAGATTTTGAATCAACATACGTATTTTTAACACGTTGCCTCCAATTGGAACTACCAAAACTGTCATTTTCCCAAAAAGGGACGGTTGGGTAGCTCGTATACCGCGGAGCGGCAACATTATATTTCGAAATCAAATCCTCCATAATTTATCTTTTTCTATTGTAATGCTTGACGTTATCAAGCCGCTCACTGCAATCTTTCGAACAGCAACATGCCCTGCCTATACATTTCCCATTTTCCCAGAAATTCAGGTTTCGGATCGTTTGCTTAGCTACGCCTTCGATTGTTTGGTTTTCGTAAGGTGTGTTCGCAATCTTTATGTTCAAAGATTCGGCTTCTGTAGCATCTATATGCTGTACACCTATAGAGCGTGTGATGAGATACAGCACGCCTAATTTCTTAAGTTCAAACAAGATACTTTTATCTAAAAAATCCTTTTCTGATACAATGACAGCCTTCTTCCCCACAGCATAGTGCACGGTGGTACCGTCCAAACCATTAGAGATCAAAGTAAGGTCATGCACCTTTTTATTGGCCAAAACCAATATCTCTTTCTCTTCAGGCTTAATGTTATAGGCTACAACTTTCATGTAATATCTCCTCGATTTTGCGATAACACATAACAAATGTAAATCTAATACCAAAAGAAAGCCATGAAAAAGGTCATGTTTAGAAATGACTTTCGTCACTTATTTTGCATAAAAAAAGCGAATATCGCTATACGATATTCGCCTTCACCTATCATTAATATGTACACTTATCTGATTTGTCTCAGATTATTGACCGAAGAGATACGAATGGCATTCCCCTTCTTCTTAATGAGATTAGCTTCTTTAAAGTCAGCCAATATCCTACTGATTGTTTCATTCGCGGTACCCGCCAAGGTGGCCAGTTCCTCCCTTGACACGTGTAGCACATGCCCACCGTCTTCATCTGGACGAGTCTTCTCTGCTACATCGATTAAAGCATTGGCTACACGTTTGCGGACAGAGTCATACGCCAGTTCCAGCAGTTTTTCTTCTTTCTCTTTTAAATTGCCAGACAATAATTTGATAAACTTGCCTGCAATGGCCGGTTTTCGAAATAATAGCTCGTAGAAATCGTCCTTGGGAATCAGCGCTATTTCGGAATCTTCCAATGCAATCGCACTGTCTGTATACTCTTCATTCAATAACACGGCTTCATATCCAAAAAAATCATGCCTTACATAAATATCTGTAGACAGCTCACGTCCATCCGAATAACTCAAAAAACTTCTAACCTTTCCTATGATTATGTAATAGACGAAAATCGGATTGTCTTTGAGTTCAAACACAAGTTGCTTTTTCTTGAATTCCTTTATACGAGAAGAATCAATAAGCTCTTTCAACATGAGGTGCTGCTCTTCGTCACTCAGGTGTGATTCGCCACTTCCTACGGAAGATTTGGCCACCATTTGACCTCTCTTTTTCAATCTACTTTCGATTGCATTTAGAAGCTCTACATCGTCAAAAGGCTTGGTGAGGTAATCGTCAGCCCCCATTTCCATGGCCTTGCGCATGTCAATGCGTTCGCTCTTTGCCGTCAAAAAAATAAAGGGAATTGTAGCGGTTTGCTCGTGTTTGCTCAACATATAAAGGACACCATAGCCGTCAAGCTCCGGCATCATAATATCACATAGAATCAGGTCTGGTGTGTTCTCCAATGCCATTTCTACGCCTACCCTCCCATTCTCAGCTGTCAACACGTTATAATATCCTGTCAACTCTAAAATTTCGGAAGTTCCCTCCCTAATTTCAAAATTATCCTCAATAATCAAAATATTTTTCTTCCTCATTATTCAAATAATGTTAACCTAATTGTTCAAACTTAGATAAAATGTTTGCATCTACAAAACCCAATGCAGCGAGCCCATGCCTATCATGTAAGGGTCAAAGCATAGCCTTCAACCATTCTTCTTGTGGGTAGATTTGTATAAACAGCTTTTTCTAAAGACTATTTATCAGACGAAAATGTGAGTAAGAAAGCCGTTCCTTGGTTGATGCTGGATCGATACTCTAATTTCCCATCGAGAAGCTCTACATAACGTTTTACTATATTCAATCCGAGGCCGGTGCCCGGGATATTCCCCGTATTATGTGCCCTGAAAAAAGGTTCGAATAGACTTACCTGATCTTCGTAAGGTATGCCTATTCCATTATCCTTGATGTTGACGGTACAGTTGCCATCTTCAATCTTTGTACTGAATTCAATAAAGGTATCTTCTCCTGAATATTTAACAGCATTGGAAATGAGATTGATTACAATACTTTTCCAGAGATGCGCATCCATTAGAAATTCAGCCTCTACCCCTGTATGTTCGTATACGATATGTTGATTTTTTTTACAGATCATTTGCATCTCTTCCGTCACTTCTTCGGCCAGCGAAACCAGGTTGATCCGTTCCATCTGGACGGCAACTACCCCAGCTTCCAATTTCTCCAACGAGAGGAAATCATTCAAGATATTAGTCAATAGTTGCACTGAGCTTTTGATACGGGAAGTATGTTTGCGAACATTCAGAAAATCGGGCTTTTCGATATACTTTTCGATTAGGGACGCCGACAGCTGTACCGAGCTCAAAGGCGTCCTAAACTCGTGAGAGGCCATCGATACAAATCGAGATTTCATTTGGCCGAGTTCTTTCTCCTTTTCCAAAGAGTTGCTGACCTCAGCCTTTGCTTTCTCCAATTCAGAAACCGTCTTGATCAAATCCTTGGTCCGTTCACTGATTTTTTGCTCCAATTCCAAGGCGTGCTTCAACAGCTTATCCTCTGCTTCCTTTTCTTTTGAAAGGTCATGGATAAAACCTGTGAATATACTTTTATCGTGGTAAAACACTTCGCTCACAGCCAACCGGAATGGGAACGTCGTCCCATCCTTCCGCCTCCCTCGTACTTCACGACCTATTCCGATAATCTTTTTCTTACCTGTTGTCTGATAATTATGGATATACCCATCATGGTTGCTCCGGTCTGGCTCAGGCATCAATAGAGATACATTACTCCCAATCACCTCTTCCGGCGAATAGCCAAATAAACTAGACGCAGCTGGGTTAATAGTTTCCACGTTCCCCCTATTATCGATTGTAATAATGCCATCGATAGCGTTATCAATGATTGCTTTTAATAGTTTTGCAGCCTCCACTTGATTATTTTACCAGTTTTCTATATTTGATTCGCTTAGGTCCTATATCTCCCAACCGTTTTTTCCGGTTTTCTTCGTATTCGGAATAATTCCCTTCAAAGAAGTATACCTGTGAGTCACCTTCAAAAGCAAGAATATGCGTACATATTCTATCCAAGAACCATCTATCGTGCGAGATGACCACGGCACAACCACCAAAGTTTTCCAAACCTTCTTCTAATGCTCGTAGTGTATTGACATCGATATCATTCGTCGGCTCATCCAGTAGCAGGACATTCGAACTTTTCTTCAACGTAATGGCCAGATGTACCCGATTACGCTCTCCGCCCGAAAGTATACCTACATTCTTCTGTTGGTCTGCACCGTTAAAGTTAAACTTAGAGACATAGGCTCTAGAGTTCACTGGACGATTGCCCAAAAGAATATTGTCTTGACCATCTGTAATATTTTCCCAAACGGATTTGTTTGGGTCCAGATCATTGTGCATCTGATCCACATACCCCAATACGACGGTCTCACCTACCCTGAACGTTCCCGTATCAGGCGTTTCTTGTCCCGTGATCAGTCGGAAAAGGGTTGTCTTTCCTGCACCATTGGGACCAATTATGCCTACAATTCCTGCTGGGGGAAGTGAAAAACTCAGGTTTTCAAACAAAATGCGATCGCCATAAGACTTTGAAATGTCGTTGGCTTCGATGACCACATTCCCTAAACGAGGTCCAGGAGGAATGAAAAGTTCCAATTTTTCTTCCCTTTCCTTCGTCTCCTCCGAGGCTAATTTTTCATAATTATGCAAACGAGCTTTGGACTTGGCATGACGGGCTTTTGGTGCCATACGCACCCATTCCAACTCACGTTCCAGAGTCTTTTGACGTTTGGACTCTGTCTTTTCTTCTTGCGCCAAACGCTTTGCTTTCTGATCCAACCAAGAAGAATAGTTGCCTTTCCAAGGGATACCTTCTCCCCGATCCAACTCCAATATCCAGCCCGCCACATTATCTAAGAAATAACGGTCGTGCGTCACTGCGATGACCGTCCCCTTATACTGTTGTAGGTGCTGCTCCAACCAGTCGATTGACTCCGCATCCAAGTGGTTGGTGGGCTCATCCAGCAACAGCACGTCGGGCTCCTGTAGCAAAAGACGACATAGTGCCACCCTTCTACGCTCTCCTCCTGACAAATTGGCAATCAAGGATTGTGGCTCGGGACAACGTAACGCATCCATTGCGCGCTCCAATTTGGCATCAAGTTCCCAAGCATTCGTAGCATCTATTTTATCCTGCAACTCCCCTTGTCGGGTCAATAGCTTATCCATTTCATCTGCATTCTCATACACTTCTGGCAAGCCAAACTTTTCGTTGATTTCTTCGTATTCCTTTAAAACAGCTGTAATCTCCGCAACACCCTCTTCAACAATCTCACGGACAGTTTTCTCCTCATCTAATACCGGTTCCTGCGCAAGATAGCCCACGGTGTATCCTGGGGAGAAAACCACTTCCCCTTGGTAGGCCTTGTCCAATCCAGCAATGATTTTCAAAACAGAAGACTTACCCGATCCGTTGAGACCGATCACCCCTATTTTGGCACCATAAAAAAAGGAAAGATATATGTTTTTTAAAACTTGTTTTTGAGGCGGGTAAATCTTGTTTACACCTGCCATCGAAAAGATGATTTTCTCGTCAGACATATTGATTTTTGTAACTATTTTGTAAACAAAGATAATTATTCCGCCCGATAAACTGACATTTTGCTAGATTTAGACGTATGGCGTAATTGTTGATAACATTAATAGAAAATTAGGGTAAGACTTTTGGATATATATTTATACATTTATATTATCCTTAATTCGAACTCAAAAACAGAAAGGTAAACTACATGGAAGCAAAATTTTCACCACGCGTAAAGGATGTAATATCCTATAGCCGAGAAGAAGCTTTACGTCTTCGTCATGATTATATTGGCACAGAACATCTTTTACTTGGGTTGATTCGTGAGGGGGATGGAGTGGCGATTAAGATTTTGAAAAATATCGGTATCGATACTGCAACTCTACGACAGTCTATTGAAGATGCCGTAAAAGGTTCATCGGTGTCTCGTGCACCAATTGGCAACATGCCACTAACAAAACAAGCAGAAAAAGTACTTAAAATCACATACTTAGAAGCAAAGATATTCAAAAGCGACATCATCGGCACTGAGCATTTGATGCTTGCAATCTTGCGTGACGACGAAAACATCGCCTCTCAGATTCTGCAACAGTACCAAGTTACCTACGATGTGTTCAAGAATGAGGTTGAGCAAAACAAAACCACCATTACCGATGAGGCTCCGGGCTCTTCAGCAGGTGGGGATGATGATTATCCAGAAGAGGAGCAATTCAACCAGCCTAAGAAAGTGTCGGATATCAAGTCTAAGACACCGGTATTGGACAACTTTGGGCGTGATTTGACAAAAGCTGCCGAGGAAGGTCGCCTAGATCCTATCGTGGGCCGGGAGAAAGAAATCGAGCGTGTATCACAGATTTTGTCTCGTCGTAAGAAGAACAATCCTTTGCTTATTGGGGAGCCTGGTGTTGGTAAATCTGCCATTGCAGAAGGTCTTGCGCTTCGTATTATCCAACGCAAAGTGTCACGTGTCTTGTTCAACAAGCGGGTAGTCACACTTGATTTGGCCTCTCTTGTAGCAGGAACGAAATACCGTGGTCAATTTGAGGAACGGATGAAAGCTGTGATGAACGAATTGGAAAAATCTCCAGATGTCATCCTATTCATCGATGAGATTCATACTATTGTTGGCGCTGGAGGTGCTTCGGGTTCTTTGGATGCCTCAAACATGTTCAAACCTGCTTTGGCTAGGGGCGAGATTCAATGTATCGGAGCTACTACGTTAGATGAATACAGACAATATATCGAGAAAGATGGTGCTTTGGACCGTCGTTTCCAACGCGTCACCATTGAGCCTGCGTCTCATGATGAGACCATCGAGATATTGACCCGTATCAAAGATAAATACGAAGAGCATCACAATGTCAACTACACACCTGAAGCTATTGAAGCCTGTGTGTCATTGACCACCCGATACATCACTGACCGTTTCCTTCCGGACAAGGCCATTGATGCACTGGATGAGGCTGGATCACGTGTCCACCTTAACAATATACATGTACCACAGTCCATCATTGATATCGAACAAAAGATCGAAGAGGTCAAGGTCGAGAAAAACAAGGTTGTTCGCAGTCAGAAATACGAAGAAGCCGCTAAGCTCCGGGATTCGGAGAAAAAGCTTTTAGAAGAATTGGAACGTGAGAAGACTGCTTGGGAAGCGGAGACCAAAACTAAGCGCTACCTCGTTACCGAGGACAATGTTGCCGAAGTGGTCTCCATGATGACAGGTATTCCGGTCCAACGTGTCAGCCAGACGGATAGCCAAAAGCTATTGAACATGGGTGATTCGATGAAGGGACGTATCATTGGACAAGATGACGCCGTTCAAAAGTTGGTCAAAGCCATACAGCGTACACGTGCTGGGTTGAAAGACCCTAAAAAACCAATCGGCTCCTTTATCTTTCTAGGCCCTACAGGGGTTGGTAAGACCGAGTTAGCAAAAGAGTTGGCTAGATTCATGTTCGATTCGGAGGATTCGTTGATCCAGATTGATATGAGTGAGTACATGGAGAAATTTGCGGTATCCAGATTAGTGGGAGCGCCTCCAGGATATGTAGGATATGAAGAAGGTGGACAATTGACAGAGAAGGTCCGTCGCAAACCTTATGCAGTAGTCTTACTGGATGAGATTGAAAAGGCACATCCCGATGTCTTCAACTTATTGTTACAGGTATTGGATGAAGGACAGTTGACAGACAGTCTTGGTCGCCGGGTAGATTTTCGTAATACCATCATCATCATGACTTCTAATATCGGAGCCCGTCAGTTGAAGGAATTTGGGCAAGGAGTAGGATTTACAACTGCTGCAAAAACAACCCAAGCTGACTCGCACGCTAGAGGTGTTATCGAAACGGCCTTGAAACGCGCTTTTGCTCCAGAATTCTTGAATCGCGTAGATGATGTCATCGTATTCAACTCCTTGAATAAAGAGCACATCTTCAAGATTATCGATATCGAATTGAAATCTTTGTTCGCACGTATCGAAGGATTGGGCTATCATATCGAACTGACAGATACTGCCAAAGACTACATCGCGGAGAAAGGGTATGACACCAATTTCGGTGCTAGACCACTGAAACGTGCTATTCAAAAATATCTTGAAGATCCAATTGCTGAAGAAATCCTCAGAGGAGAAATTCAAAGCGGAGGCACATTGACGGTAGATTTGGATAAAGAAAAAAATGAAATCACGGTCAAGGGCCAACCTTCTAAAGGAGGAGGAAAAGATAAACCCAAAGAGTCTGACGTATCTAAAGACAACTAAGGATACCACCGACTTAATCAATAGAAAATCACCAGATTAGTCTGGTGATTTTTTTTGACCCTATGTAGCTTACCTTGTATAGTATTTGGTTGCTATGCCCTTCATGGGACAAATAAATGCGTTACGCTTTTTTTATGGCAGAATTTTTGCTTCTTAGATTAAACTTAATTCATATATCTTTGTCTTATCATAAACAAGTATAAATTTTAAAACACATATACACATGAAAAGATTTTTATTAGCCTTAGTCGTGATTGGCATGACGATTGGATTGTCAAGTTGCACGAAAGAGTATATCACGAACTACTTGCCTGGTGTGAGTTATGTGGTACCTGTTACATCCAACCAGTGGACAGGCGGCGGCAATGGTATTTACCAAACTACCATAGCTATGAAAGATTTGGACAAAGCGTATTTTGAAGATGGCCATGTTAATGTTGCCGTTTCATTCAATAGCAACGCAGACTATTATGAAAATATCCCAGGAGACTTGGAGAGCTTTTACAAGATCAATAATGAGGAGAGAGTCACACTACATAGTTATAGCGCAAAATACAGTATTGGTCAGGTAGTTATTACTGCTGAAAGATTGGGAGGGGATAATAGAGCCCCTGAAGATATGCTTGTGAAGATTGTCCTTACAGATGCTGATATTGGCAACTAAGAAATTCGAACGTATAAACTATAACGGGATTCCAATTGGAATCCCGTTATAGTTTATACTATTCTCTAAATATAGATAGTCATACGCACTACCCTTCGATTAGTTCGGCAGCATGCTGTAGAGCTGCCTCTCCGGGATTGGATCCGCTCAACATCTGCGCTACTTCTATTACCCGCTGCTCTGGAGATAGCAGAATGATATTAGATTGGGTCTTGTCACCCCTATCCTCTTTGTATACCTTAAAGTGGCTAATTCCTTTTGAAGCTATTTGCGGCAGATGCGTAATAGCCATCACCTGCATATTGGCAGCCAATCTGTGCATAATCTCCCCTACTTTCAATGCCACTTCCCCCGATATACCGGTATCAATCTCATCAAATATAATGGTTGGCAAAGCAGTAGACTGTGCAACGAGGGATTTCAATGCCAGCATCACACGTGACAACTCTCCCCCTGAAGCTACTTTATGGATAGGCTTTAGCTCTTGCCCTTTATTTGCTGAAAATAAAAACTGTACCGTATCTTGCCCCGACTCTTTAAACAGACCTTCCTGCATTTGTTGCAGGTCGATATGCAATTGTGCATGAGGCATACCTACTTCATCCAATACGGCCTCTACATGTTGTTGAATTTGGGGAATTACTCGTCTTCGAGATTCGGACAATTCGGATGCTGCTATTTTTGTTTCTTTTTCAAGGAGGGATACTTCTTTTTCGAGATGTAACAACTGCTCTTCTTGTCCTGATGTAGCTATAATCTTGGATTCAATATCATCTCGTAGTGCAATCAATTCCTCTACTTGATCCAATCGATGTTTCTTCTGTAGCGTATACAATAGGCTAAGGCGTTCATTAACGATGTTCAAGCGATTTTCGTCCAACACGACCCCTTGCTCCAGTGCTTCTACTTCTTGTACGATATCCTTCAGCTCGATATGCACACTCTGTAAACGGGCGACTATAGTTTCAGCTGTCGGCATATACCTCTGCGCTTGTTGCAAGTATGTCAATGCATCCTTGACCATCCCCAGCGCATTGGCTTCCTGCTCGACTAAATACTGGGTAGCGCCTAACAACGTCCGCTTTATCTCTTCAGCATTTTCCAATTGTCGTTGTTCGTCTTCCAGTTCGGATTGCTCCCCAGTTTTCAAACCGGCCTGCTCTAGCTCATTGAATAGAAATTGGTGATAATCCATCTCCGCATGGGCAGCTTCTATAGATGAGCGAAGTTGCGCCAATGCTTTACTTTTAGATTTGTAGTTTTTAAACGTTTGTGAAAAGCTTTCCTTCAAAGCTCCATTCTGAGCGATACCATCGATGACCATCAATTGGAAAGCTTCGGTATTAATCTGTAAGGTGGCATGCTGTGAGTGCACATCGATTAGTTGCTCACCTAAGCCCTTAAGTACCGTTAGATTGACCGGTGAGTCATTGACAAAAGCACGAGACTTGCCATCGACGCTAATCTCCCTGCGAATAATGGTTTCTTCGTCATAATCCATATCATTTTCTTCGAAAAAAGCCTGAAGATGATACGATCCGATATTGAAATATCCTTCTATGATGCATTTTCGATCCTGATTAAAGAAGTATTTACCTTCTACTCTACTGCCCAAGATGAGGGCGAGGGCCCCCATGATAATGGATTTTCCGGCACCGGTCTCCCCAGTAATGATATTTAAGCCCCTATCAAAAGAAATATCTAGGGTATCGATAAGTGCATAATTTCGAATATAGAGTCTGCTCAGCATAGTAATCGGTCTCGCTTATTTTCTGATTTCTTCGTATTGCGTTGAATTCGTAGGGTCTACTTCTACCAATAAATTATAGGCCTTCACGCCCTCATTGCCAGGCATCTTACTGAAGATTCCCACAAATTCTTTGGCCTTTGCCGCATAAAATGCGGAAGTCAAGATATTACCGCTATTATTACGGTCTACCTCTTTCAATCTAGGAAGTTGATCGGCCATCATTTTTCTAGCTTCGGTTTCATTGGCAGACATTTTATCCAAGCCCTTGAGGTGGTAATAGTACGAGAACTCCCGATAGGGTGCATATCGCCTATCTGTCAGATTGGTAATCAACCAATAGCGGTTGTCAAAAGCATCCATCGACCGCCAGCCGACGTAATCACCATTTTGGGAATAGTTCACAATATCCTTCGCAACTGAGAAAAATGGATTTCCGCCGTTCAATTTAAAAGAATCTGCATCCATTCCAATGATGACATTGGCATAAAAACCTAGCAACGAAGAGAGGTTGCTCATATACTGATTCTCGTTGTAGTCCAACAAATCTCCCTCTACATAAGAAAAATTGAAATAACGGTCGTTAAAAGCTAAAATGGGACTATTATAATTGGTGCCAAAAACTGGTCTCGAAGAGAATATTTGGG encodes:
- the ettA gene encoding energy-dependent translational throttle protein EttA, whose protein sequence is MSDEKIIFSMAGVNKIYPPQKQVLKNIYLSFFYGAKIGVIGLNGSGKSSVLKIIAGLDKAYQGEVVFSPGYTVGYLAQEPVLDEEKTVREIVEEGVAEITAVLKEYEEINEKFGLPEVYENADEMDKLLTRQGELQDKIDATNAWELDAKLERAMDALRCPEPQSLIANLSGGERRRVALCRLLLQEPDVLLLDEPTNHLDAESIDWLEQHLQQYKGTVIAVTHDRYFLDNVAGWILELDRGEGIPWKGNYSSWLDQKAKRLAQEEKTESKRQKTLERELEWVRMAPKARHAKSKARLHNYEKLASEETKEREEKLELFIPPGPRLGNVVIEANDISKSYGDRILFENLSFSLPPAGIVGIIGPNGAGKTTLFRLITGQETPDTGTFRVGETVVLGYVDQMHNDLDPNKSVWENITDGQDNILLGNRPVNSRAYVSKFNFNGADQQKNVGILSGGERNRVHLAITLKKSSNVLLLDEPTNDIDVNTLRALEEGLENFGGCAVVISHDRWFLDRICTHILAFEGDSQVYFFEGNYSEYEENRKKRLGDIGPKRIKYRKLVK
- a CDS encoding ATP-dependent Clp protease ATP-binding subunit, producing MEAKFSPRVKDVISYSREEALRLRHDYIGTEHLLLGLIREGDGVAIKILKNIGIDTATLRQSIEDAVKGSSVSRAPIGNMPLTKQAEKVLKITYLEAKIFKSDIIGTEHLMLAILRDDENIASQILQQYQVTYDVFKNEVEQNKTTITDEAPGSSAGGDDDYPEEEQFNQPKKVSDIKSKTPVLDNFGRDLTKAAEEGRLDPIVGREKEIERVSQILSRRKKNNPLLIGEPGVGKSAIAEGLALRIIQRKVSRVLFNKRVVTLDLASLVAGTKYRGQFEERMKAVMNELEKSPDVILFIDEIHTIVGAGGASGSLDASNMFKPALARGEIQCIGATTLDEYRQYIEKDGALDRRFQRVTIEPASHDETIEILTRIKDKYEEHHNVNYTPEAIEACVSLTTRYITDRFLPDKAIDALDEAGSRVHLNNIHVPQSIIDIEQKIEEVKVEKNKVVRSQKYEEAAKLRDSEKKLLEELEREKTAWEAETKTKRYLVTEDNVAEVVSMMTGIPVQRVSQTDSQKLLNMGDSMKGRIIGQDDAVQKLVKAIQRTRAGLKDPKKPIGSFIFLGPTGVGKTELAKELARFMFDSEDSLIQIDMSEYMEKFAVSRLVGAPPGYVGYEEGGQLTEKVRRKPYAVVLLDEIEKAHPDVFNLLLQVLDEGQLTDSLGRRVDFRNTIIIMTSNIGARQLKEFGQGVGFTTAAKTTQADSHARGVIETALKRAFAPEFLNRVDDVIVFNSLNKEHIFKIIDIELKSLFARIEGLGYHIELTDTAKDYIAEKGYDTNFGARPLKRAIQKYLEDPIAEEILRGEIQSGGTLTVDLDKEKNEITVKGQPSKGGGKDKPKESDVSKDN
- the recN gene encoding DNA repair protein RecN → MLSRLYIRNYALIDTLDISFDRGLNIITGETGAGKSIIMGALALILGSRVEGKYFFNQDRKCIIEGYFNIGSYHLQAFFEENDMDYDEETIIRREISVDGKSRAFVNDSPVNLTVLKGLGEQLIDVHSQHATLQINTEAFQLMVIDGIAQNGALKESFSQTFKNYKSKSKALAQLRSSIEAAHAEMDYHQFLFNELEQAGLKTGEQSELEDEQRQLENAEEIKRTLLGATQYLVEQEANALGMVKDALTYLQQAQRYMPTAETIVARLQSVHIELKDIVQEVEALEQGVVLDENRLNIVNERLSLLYTLQKKHRLDQVEELIALRDDIESKIIATSGQEEQLLHLEKEVSLLEKETKIAASELSESRRRVIPQIQQHVEAVLDEVGMPHAQLHIDLQQMQEGLFKESGQDTVQFLFSANKGQELKPIHKVASGGELSRVMLALKSLVAQSTALPTIIFDEIDTGISGEVALKVGEIMHRLAANMQVMAITHLPQIASKGISHFKVYKEDRGDKTQSNIILLSPEQRVIEVAQMLSGSNPGEAALQHAAELIEG
- the porD gene encoding type IX secretion system protein PorD, which translates into the protein MYKLISVLLLSLLVCRLSAQELNIRVDVQSPQVQNTNKRSLEVLQKAITDFLNNRPWTPNKVQNEERIDGAMLITITSWDGSKEFKATAQIFSSRPVFGTNYNSPILAFNDRYFNFSYVEGDLLDYNENQYMSNLSSLLGFYANVIIGMDADSFKLNGGNPFFSVAKDIVNYSQNGDYVGWRSMDAFDNRYWLITNLTDRRYAPYREFSYYYHLKGLDKMSANETEARKMMADQLPRLKEVDRNNSGNILTSAFYAAKAKEFVGIFSKMPGNEGVKAYNLLVEVDPTNSTQYEEIRK